One Ctenopharyngodon idella isolate HZGC_01 chromosome 9, HZGC01, whole genome shotgun sequence DNA window includes the following coding sequences:
- the itga6a gene encoding integrin alpha-6 isoform X1: protein MELFEEGLSRNMCILSLLIWTSTSAFNLDTQNVLRKNGQPGSLFGFSLALHRQLQPTDKRILLIGAPKARALSNQGANITGGLYSCDITSHPNDCTRVDFDNDVDVRVENKENQWMGVTVQSQGPGGKIVTCAHRYQRLLFPNTPQEARDITGRCYMLSQDLSIDSQSDEDGGNWKFCDGRTRGHERFGACQQGLAATFTKDYHYVIFGAPGAYNWKGIVRVEQKNNTLLEMGLFDDGPYEVGDENRLDPNLVPVPANSYLGFSLDSGHSITEKGKLIIVSGAPRANHSGAVVFLRKEGEASTMLTPEHVLEGPGLASSFGYDVAVVDLNGDGWQDVVVGAPQFFQRDEEVGGAVYVYINKAGRWKDVTPTRLNGTKDSMFGLAVENIGDINLDSFEDIAVGAPYTDSGFGSVYIYHGSADGINTKPAQILEGKQHNIKMFGYSLAGNMDLDQNSYPDLAVGSLSDTVFIYRSKTVISIKKDIKVTPKEIDLMKKTCGNSICLTVEACFSYRANPPTYNPKITISCTLEAEWYRRKLGLPSRVVFLEKNEMDQDFQSTGTLELRGQNKKACYKTKLRLQEGIRDKLRAIPIEVSVAIQSAKRGKRQSSLPQLVPILDSTVPNKTITEVNFLKEGCGTDNICQSNLQLQYRFCYRESKQDVFPPLPLENGVPVISLSDQKDIALEVTVRNRNGDDAHEAKLVGHFDESLSYSGFRSLRTTDKHVICAANQNGSLADCELGNPFKRDSEVTFYIILSTGKISLETKEVEIDLQLETTSSQEGLSKVKAKAKVLIELLLSVQGVAKPSQVYFGGEIRGMSAMKTEEEVGSLIEYEFRVINLGKPLKSFGTASLNIQWPKESSVGKWLLYLMKINTKELQLVTCSPEREINPLRLSEESTSTRRKRELGERRPSDGSKTSLFTDKRKHKILSCSGDARCVEIKCPLQGLDSTAVIILKSRLWNSTFLEDYASYNYLDIIVKASISLDVSAKNIVLKNPETQVRLTVFPEATVTPFGGVPWWIILVAVLAGILMLALLVLLLWKCGFFKRSKYEDSVPKYHAVRIRKETRLLKEGKDMLDPLEKKQWMTTWNENESYS, encoded by the exons ATTGTTGATTGGTGCTCCCAAAGCCAGGGCTTTATCCAATCAGGGGGCAAACATCACAGGTGGGCTGTACAGCTGTGACATCACCTCCCATCCTAATGACTGTACTCGAGTGGACTTCGACAATGATG TTGATGTTCGTGTGGAGAATAAGGAGAACCAGTGGATGGGTGTAACTGTTCAGAGCCAAGGACCTGGAGGCAAGATTGTG ACATGTGCCCATCGCTACCAGCGTCTGTTGTTCCCAAACACACCCCAAGAGGCACGTGACATCACTGGACGCTGCTACATGCTCAGTCAAGACCTGagcattgacagccaatcagatgagGATGGGGGGAACTGGAAATTCTGTGATGGCCGCACTAGGGGTCATGAAAGATTCGGGGCCTGTCAGCAAGGCTTGGCTGCCACCTTCACTAAAGACTACCATTATGTCATCTTTGGAGCACCAGGGGCGTACAACTGGAAAG GTATAGTGCGCGTCGAGCAGAAGAACAACACTCTGCTGGAAATGGGCTTGTTTGATGATGGTCCATATGAGGTCGGGGATGAAAACCGCCTTGATCCAAATCTAGTGCCAGTACCAGCCAACAGTTACTTAG GATTCTCTCTAGATTCCGGCCACAGTATCACAGAAAAGGGCAAACTCATCATAGTGTCAGGAGCGCCGAGAGCCAATCACAGTGGTGCAGTGGTGTTTCTGCGGAAGGAAGGCGAAGCGTCCACCATGCTCACACCTGAACACGTTCTAGAAGGACCAGGACTCGCATCTTCATTTGGATATGATGTTGCTGTGGTGGACCTGAATGGAGATGG TTGGCAGGATGTTGTGGTTGGTGCACCCCAGTTCTTCCAGAGAGATGAGGAAGTGGGTGGAGCTGTGTATGTTTACATCAATAAGGCTGGAAGATGGAAGGACGTCACCCCAACTCGCCTGAATGGAACCAAAGACTCCATGTTTGGACTGGCTGTGGAGAATATTGGAGACATTAATCTGGATTCTTTTGAAG ATATTGCAGTAGGTGCTCCATATACAGACTCAGGGTTTGGTAGCGTGTACATCTACCACGGATCTGCTGACGGCATCAATACCAAACCAGCTCAG ATTCTGGAGGGCAAGCAGCACAACATTAAGATGTTTGGCTATTCTCTGGCTGGAAATATGGACCTGGATCAGAACTCGTACCCTGATCTCGCCGTTGGGTCACTCTCTGACACAGTTTTTATATATAG GTCCAAAACGGTTATTAGCATCAAGAAAGACATCAAGGTGACTCCAAAGGAAATTGACTTGATGAAGAAAACGTGTGGCAATAGTATTTG CTTGactgtggaagcttgtttctcaTATAGAGCAAACCCTCCCACCTACAACCCTAAAATCA cCATTTCCTGTACACTTGAGGCAGAGTGGTACCGCAGGAAGCTGGGTCTTCCATCTAGAGTCGTGTTTCTGGAGAAGAACGAGATGGATCAAGACTTCCAGTCGACCGGCACTCTGGAGCTACGAGGACAAAACAAGAAAGCTTGTTACAAGACCAAACTCAGATTACAA GAAGGCATCAGGGATAAGCTCAGAGCGATTCCTATCGAGGTTTCTGTGGCCATTCAGAGTGCTAAGAGAGGCAAACGGCAGAGCTCGCTACCACAACTAGTGCCAATACTGGACTCCACTGTGCCCAACAAGACAATTACTGAG GTGAACTTCCTGAAAGAGGGTTGTGGCACGGACAACATCTGTCAGAGTAACCTACAGCTGCAGTACAGGTTCTGCTACAGGGAGTCCAAACAAGACGTGTTTCCTCCTCTCCCTCT GGAGAATGGTGTGCCAGTGATTTCTTTGAGTGATCAGAAGGACATTGCTCTGGAGGTCACAGTGAGGAACAGAAATGGAGATGATGCTCATGAAGCCAAATTGGTGGGGCACTTTGATGAATCCCTCTCATACTCTGGATTCAGATCTCTGAGAACTACT GATAAACATGTGATCTGTGCTGCCAATCAGAATGGCTCCCTGGCAGACTGTGAGCTGGGAAACCCTTTTAAACGGGATTCAGAG GTAACATTCTATATCATATTGAGCACTGGCAAGATATCACTTGaaaccaaagaagttgagatCGACCTTCAGCTGGAAAC GACGAGTTCACAGGAAGGCCTGAGCAAAGTGAAGGCCAAAGCCAAAGTGCTGATTGAACTTCTTCTTTCTGTACAAGG GGTTGCAAAGCCATCTCAGGTCTATTTTGGAGGTGAAATCAGAGGCATGAGTGCCATGAAGACAGAGGAGGAAGTCGGCAGCTTGATTGAATATGAATTCAGA GTGATTAATTTAGGAAAGCCTCTGAAGTCTTTTGGTACTGCATCCCTGAACATTCAGTGGCCCAAAGAAAGTTCTGTGGGAAAATGGCTGCTGTATCTGATGAAGATCAACACCAAGGAGCTGCAGTTAGTCACATGTTCACCTGAGAGAGAGATAAACCCTCTCAGACTGAGTGAG GAGTCGACGTCAACAAGGAGAAAGCGTGAGCTGGGGGAGAGGAGACCATCTGACGGGAGTAAAACATCCCTCTTCACTGACAAACGCAAGCACAAGATTCTG TCATGCAGTGGTGATGCCAGATGTGTGGAGATAAAATGCCCCCTACAGGGCCTGGACAGCACTGCAGTCATCATTTTGAAATCACGGCTGTGGAATTCCACTTTCCTTGAA GATTATGCATCCTACAATTACCTTGATATAATAGTGAAAGCCTCCATAAGTCTGGATGTTTCTGCCAAGAACATTGTCCTTAAAAACCCTGAGACCCAG GTGAGACTGACCGTGTTCCCAGAGGCGACAGTGACTCCGTTCGGAGGAGTTCCATGGTGGATCATTCTCGTGGCTGTATTAGCTGGAATTCTGATGCTGGCTCTCCTGGTTCTGTTACTCTGGaag TGTGGATTTTTCAAACGCTCCAAATACGAGGACAGCGTTCCAAAATATCATGCAGTGAGGATTCGTAAGGAGACACGTCTCTTGAAAGAAGGAAAGGACATGTTAGATCCCCTTGAGAAGAAGCAATGGATGACCACGTGGAATGAGAACGAGAGCTATTCATGA
- the itga6a gene encoding integrin alpha-6 isoform X2, which yields MELFEEGLSRNMCILSLLIWTSTSAFNLDTQNVLRKNGQPGSLFGFSLALHRQLQPTDKRILLIGAPKARALSNQGANITGGLYSCDITSHPNDCTRVDFDNDVDVRVENKENQWMGVTVQSQGPGGKIVTCAHRYQRLLFPNTPQEARDITGRCYMLSQDLSIDSQSDEDGGNWKFCDGRTRGHERFGACQQGLAATFTKDYHYVIFGAPGAYNWKGIVRVEQKNNTLLEMGLFDDGPYEVGDENRLDPNLVPVPANSYLGFSLDSGHSITEKGKLIIVSGAPRANHSGAVVFLRKEGEASTMLTPEHVLEGPGLASSFGYDVAVVDLNGDGWQDVVVGAPQFFQRDEEVGGAVYVYINKAGRWKDVTPTRLNGTKDSMFGLAVENIGDINLDSFEDIAVGAPYTDSGFGSVYIYHGSADGINTKPAQILEGKQHNIKMFGYSLAGNMDLDQNSYPDLAVGSLSDTVFIYRSKTVISIKKDIKVTPKEIDLMKKTCGNSICLTVEACFSYRANPPTYNPKITISCTLEAEWYRRKLGLPSRVVFLEKNEMDQDFQSTGTLELRGQNKKACYKTKLRLQEGIRDKLRAIPIEVSVAIQSAKRGKRQSSLPQLVPILDSTVPNKTITEVNFLKEGCGTDNICQSNLQLQYRFCYRESKQDVFPPLPLENGVPVISLSDQKDIALEVTVRNRNGDDAHEAKLVGHFDESLSYSGFRSLRTTDKHVICAANQNGSLADCELGNPFKRDSEVTFYIILSTGKISLETKEVEIDLQLETTSSQEGLSKVKAKAKVLIELLLSVQGVAKPSQVYFGGEIRGMSAMKTEEEVGSLIEYEFRVINLGKPLKSFGTASLNIQWPKESSVGKWLLYLMKINTKELQLVTCSPEREINPLRLSEESTSTRRKRELGERRPSDGSKTSLFTDKRKHKILSCSGDARCVEIKCPLQGLDSTAVIILKSRLWNSTFLEDYASYNYLDIIVKASISLDVSAKNIVLKNPETQVRLTVFPEATVTPFGGVPWWIILVAVLAGILMLALLVLLLWKCGFFKRAQKDEYDAAIHKAEIHTQPSDKLSTEA from the exons ATTGTTGATTGGTGCTCCCAAAGCCAGGGCTTTATCCAATCAGGGGGCAAACATCACAGGTGGGCTGTACAGCTGTGACATCACCTCCCATCCTAATGACTGTACTCGAGTGGACTTCGACAATGATG TTGATGTTCGTGTGGAGAATAAGGAGAACCAGTGGATGGGTGTAACTGTTCAGAGCCAAGGACCTGGAGGCAAGATTGTG ACATGTGCCCATCGCTACCAGCGTCTGTTGTTCCCAAACACACCCCAAGAGGCACGTGACATCACTGGACGCTGCTACATGCTCAGTCAAGACCTGagcattgacagccaatcagatgagGATGGGGGGAACTGGAAATTCTGTGATGGCCGCACTAGGGGTCATGAAAGATTCGGGGCCTGTCAGCAAGGCTTGGCTGCCACCTTCACTAAAGACTACCATTATGTCATCTTTGGAGCACCAGGGGCGTACAACTGGAAAG GTATAGTGCGCGTCGAGCAGAAGAACAACACTCTGCTGGAAATGGGCTTGTTTGATGATGGTCCATATGAGGTCGGGGATGAAAACCGCCTTGATCCAAATCTAGTGCCAGTACCAGCCAACAGTTACTTAG GATTCTCTCTAGATTCCGGCCACAGTATCACAGAAAAGGGCAAACTCATCATAGTGTCAGGAGCGCCGAGAGCCAATCACAGTGGTGCAGTGGTGTTTCTGCGGAAGGAAGGCGAAGCGTCCACCATGCTCACACCTGAACACGTTCTAGAAGGACCAGGACTCGCATCTTCATTTGGATATGATGTTGCTGTGGTGGACCTGAATGGAGATGG TTGGCAGGATGTTGTGGTTGGTGCACCCCAGTTCTTCCAGAGAGATGAGGAAGTGGGTGGAGCTGTGTATGTTTACATCAATAAGGCTGGAAGATGGAAGGACGTCACCCCAACTCGCCTGAATGGAACCAAAGACTCCATGTTTGGACTGGCTGTGGAGAATATTGGAGACATTAATCTGGATTCTTTTGAAG ATATTGCAGTAGGTGCTCCATATACAGACTCAGGGTTTGGTAGCGTGTACATCTACCACGGATCTGCTGACGGCATCAATACCAAACCAGCTCAG ATTCTGGAGGGCAAGCAGCACAACATTAAGATGTTTGGCTATTCTCTGGCTGGAAATATGGACCTGGATCAGAACTCGTACCCTGATCTCGCCGTTGGGTCACTCTCTGACACAGTTTTTATATATAG GTCCAAAACGGTTATTAGCATCAAGAAAGACATCAAGGTGACTCCAAAGGAAATTGACTTGATGAAGAAAACGTGTGGCAATAGTATTTG CTTGactgtggaagcttgtttctcaTATAGAGCAAACCCTCCCACCTACAACCCTAAAATCA cCATTTCCTGTACACTTGAGGCAGAGTGGTACCGCAGGAAGCTGGGTCTTCCATCTAGAGTCGTGTTTCTGGAGAAGAACGAGATGGATCAAGACTTCCAGTCGACCGGCACTCTGGAGCTACGAGGACAAAACAAGAAAGCTTGTTACAAGACCAAACTCAGATTACAA GAAGGCATCAGGGATAAGCTCAGAGCGATTCCTATCGAGGTTTCTGTGGCCATTCAGAGTGCTAAGAGAGGCAAACGGCAGAGCTCGCTACCACAACTAGTGCCAATACTGGACTCCACTGTGCCCAACAAGACAATTACTGAG GTGAACTTCCTGAAAGAGGGTTGTGGCACGGACAACATCTGTCAGAGTAACCTACAGCTGCAGTACAGGTTCTGCTACAGGGAGTCCAAACAAGACGTGTTTCCTCCTCTCCCTCT GGAGAATGGTGTGCCAGTGATTTCTTTGAGTGATCAGAAGGACATTGCTCTGGAGGTCACAGTGAGGAACAGAAATGGAGATGATGCTCATGAAGCCAAATTGGTGGGGCACTTTGATGAATCCCTCTCATACTCTGGATTCAGATCTCTGAGAACTACT GATAAACATGTGATCTGTGCTGCCAATCAGAATGGCTCCCTGGCAGACTGTGAGCTGGGAAACCCTTTTAAACGGGATTCAGAG GTAACATTCTATATCATATTGAGCACTGGCAAGATATCACTTGaaaccaaagaagttgagatCGACCTTCAGCTGGAAAC GACGAGTTCACAGGAAGGCCTGAGCAAAGTGAAGGCCAAAGCCAAAGTGCTGATTGAACTTCTTCTTTCTGTACAAGG GGTTGCAAAGCCATCTCAGGTCTATTTTGGAGGTGAAATCAGAGGCATGAGTGCCATGAAGACAGAGGAGGAAGTCGGCAGCTTGATTGAATATGAATTCAGA GTGATTAATTTAGGAAAGCCTCTGAAGTCTTTTGGTACTGCATCCCTGAACATTCAGTGGCCCAAAGAAAGTTCTGTGGGAAAATGGCTGCTGTATCTGATGAAGATCAACACCAAGGAGCTGCAGTTAGTCACATGTTCACCTGAGAGAGAGATAAACCCTCTCAGACTGAGTGAG GAGTCGACGTCAACAAGGAGAAAGCGTGAGCTGGGGGAGAGGAGACCATCTGACGGGAGTAAAACATCCCTCTTCACTGACAAACGCAAGCACAAGATTCTG TCATGCAGTGGTGATGCCAGATGTGTGGAGATAAAATGCCCCCTACAGGGCCTGGACAGCACTGCAGTCATCATTTTGAAATCACGGCTGTGGAATTCCACTTTCCTTGAA GATTATGCATCCTACAATTACCTTGATATAATAGTGAAAGCCTCCATAAGTCTGGATGTTTCTGCCAAGAACATTGTCCTTAAAAACCCTGAGACCCAG GTGAGACTGACCGTGTTCCCAGAGGCGACAGTGACTCCGTTCGGAGGAGTTCCATGGTGGATCATTCTCGTGGCTGTATTAGCTGGAATTCTGATGCTGGCTCTCCTGGTTCTGTTACTCTGGaag TGTGGTTTCTTCAAGCGGGCCCAGAAGGACGAGTATGATGCTGCAATTCACAAAGCTGAGATTCACACTCAGCCCTCAGACAAACTGTCCACTGAGGCCTAG
- the LOC127519067 gene encoding toxin 3FTx-Psa1-like, producing MMNRIVLGVIAVIGFFTLSEALTCNSCKVGVLGKCLLSSKVDCTTSMNNCFSAKAEFNVTGFLSLSTSGCTSDCNNTVGSILGAGYTVTKSCCTTDLCNGASAVQLSMAGALSTALLASIWSSYIL from the exons ATGATGAACAGAATTGTGCTTGGAGTCATTGCAGTGATTGGATTCTTCACTCTAT CTGAAGCCCTGACATGTAATTCGTGCAAAGTGGGCGTTCTAGGCAAATGTTTGTTAAGTTCCAAAGTGGATTGCACCACCTCAATGAACAACTGCTTCTCTGCAAAAGCAG AGTTCAATGTGACTGGTTTTCTGAGCCTGTCCACGAGTGGCTGCACATCTGATTGCAACAACACCGTTGGATCCATCTTGGGTGCGGGATACACAGTGACCAAATCCTGCTGTACCACAGATCTGTGCAATGGAGCAAGTGCTGTCCAGCTGTCCATGGCTGGGGCTCTCAGCACCGCCCTATTGGCCTCCATCTGGAGCAGTTACATTCTGTAG